One stretch of Candidatus Methylomirabilota bacterium DNA includes these proteins:
- a CDS encoding homocysteine S-methyltransferase family protein, giving the protein MSRLRDALGKRILVLDGAMGTMLQAKALTAADFGGPQYEGCNEHLNLTRPDVVRWIHAAYFDAGADVVSTNTFGCAPYVLGEYGLAERAYELARAAARLAREVAGERFVVGAMGPGTRSISVTRNVTFDEVREAYAVQARGLIDGGVDALLLETQQDTLNLKAAAIGVRRAIREAGVEVPLMVSGTIEPTGTMLAGQGVEALYVALEHLDLFSIGLNCATGPEFMTDHLRSLSAMSTRFVSVYPNAGLPDERGQYAETPESLAFKVRRFVEEGWVNIVGGCCGTTPAHIRALAELVRGRPPRVPAAREPQAVSGVEVVYPTDDNRPLFVGERTNVIGSRRFKELIVAERFDEAAEIGRAQVRGSAQVLDVCLANPDRDEAADVDRFMAQLTRMVKVPLMIDSTDARVLEIALRHCQGKAIVNSINLEDGEERFEKVVPLLKTYGGAVVVGCIDEDKRQGMAVTRARKLAIAERSHELLTRKYGVPARDLIFDALVFPVGTGDANYVGSAVETIEGIRLIKQRFPECKTILGVSNVSFGLPPAGREVLNSVFLYHATKAG; this is encoded by the coding sequence ATGAGCCGGCTACGCGACGCGCTCGGGAAACGCATCCTCGTCCTCGACGGGGCGATGGGCACCATGCTCCAGGCGAAGGCCCTGACCGCCGCCGACTTCGGGGGGCCGCAGTACGAGGGCTGCAACGAGCACCTGAACCTGACGCGCCCCGACGTCGTCCGCTGGATCCACGCCGCGTATTTCGACGCCGGCGCAGACGTGGTCTCGACGAACACGTTCGGCTGCGCCCCCTACGTGCTGGGCGAGTACGGCCTGGCCGAGCGCGCGTACGAGCTCGCGCGCGCGGCCGCGCGTCTGGCTCGCGAGGTCGCGGGCGAGCGCTTCGTCGTGGGCGCGATGGGCCCGGGGACCCGCTCGATCTCGGTCACCCGCAACGTCACCTTCGACGAGGTGCGCGAGGCGTACGCGGTCCAGGCGCGCGGGCTGATCGACGGCGGCGTGGACGCGCTGCTCCTCGAGACCCAGCAGGACACGCTGAACCTCAAGGCGGCCGCGATCGGCGTCCGCCGCGCGATCCGCGAGGCGGGCGTCGAGGTCCCGCTGATGGTGAGCGGCACGATCGAGCCCACGGGCACGATGCTCGCCGGGCAGGGCGTGGAGGCGCTGTACGTCGCGCTCGAGCACCTCGACCTCTTCTCGATCGGCCTCAACTGCGCGACCGGCCCCGAGTTCATGACCGATCACCTCCGCTCGCTCTCGGCGATGTCCACCCGCTTCGTGAGCGTGTACCCGAACGCGGGGCTGCCGGACGAGCGCGGGCAATACGCCGAGACGCCCGAGAGCCTCGCCTTCAAGGTGCGGCGCTTCGTCGAGGAGGGCTGGGTCAACATCGTCGGCGGCTGCTGCGGCACGACGCCCGCGCACATCCGGGCCCTCGCCGAGCTCGTGCGGGGCCGCCCACCCCGGGTGCCCGCGGCCCGCGAGCCTCAGGCCGTGAGCGGCGTGGAGGTCGTCTACCCGACCGACGACAACCGCCCGCTCTTCGTCGGCGAGCGCACGAACGTCATCGGCTCGCGCCGGTTCAAGGAGCTGATCGTCGCCGAGCGGTTCGACGAGGCGGCCGAGATCGGCCGGGCGCAGGTCCGGGGCAGCGCCCAGGTCCTCGACGTCTGCCTCGCCAACCCGGACCGCGACGAGGCGGCCGACGTGGACCGCTTCATGGCGCAGCTCACGCGCATGGTCAAGGTGCCGCTCATGATCGACTCGACCGACGCGCGGGTGCTCGAGATCGCGCTCCGCCACTGCCAGGGCAAGGCGATCGTCAACTCGATCAACCTCGAGGACGGCGAGGAGCGGTTCGAGAAGGTCGTGCCCCTGCTCAAGACCTACGGCGGCGCGGTCGTCGTCGGCTGCATCGACGAGGACAAGCGGCAGGGCATGGCGGTGACCCGCGCGCGCAAGCTCGCGATCGCGGAGCGGAGCCACGAGCTGCTGACGCGGAAGTACGGCGTGCCGGCGCGCGACCTGATCTTCGACGCGCTCGTCTTTCCGGTGGGCACGGGCGACGCGAACTACGTCGGCTCGGCCGTGGAGACCATCGAGGGCATCCGCCTGATCAAGCAGCGCTTCCCGGAATGCAAGACGATCCTCGGCGTCTCGAACGTGTCGTTCGGGCTGCCGCCGGCGGGCCGCGAGGTCCTGAACTCCGTCTTCCTCTACCACGCGACCAAGGCGGGGC
- a CDS encoding type II toxin-antitoxin system prevent-host-death family antitoxin, which yields MQMGLREANQHFSKAVRAVKAGREVVLTERGRPIAVIAPLKVSGEAAALRRMEASGLLIRATEHGPMAPFRPRRIKGRPLSATVIEARRAR from the coding sequence ATGCAGATGGGTTTGCGCGAAGCAAACCAGCACTTCTCGAAGGCGGTCCGCGCCGTCAAGGCCGGCCGGGAAGTCGTGCTGACGGAGCGGGGCCGACCGATCGCTGTGATCGCGCCGCTCAAGGTCTCGGGCGAGGCGGCGGCGCTCAGACGGATGGAGGCGTCCGGCCTCCTGATCCGGGCCACCGAGCACGGCCCAATGGCGCCGTTCCGGCCGAGACGGATCAAGGGTAGGCCTTTGTCCGCCACGGTCATCGAGGCCAGACGGGCCCGCTGA
- a CDS encoding type II toxin-antitoxin system VapC family toxin translates to MPAAWAYVDASALVKRYVGESGSSRVVSLFRRHRFLSSAIVPLEILSALSRRRLSGEFGDRDFQAAIARMTVDRARWELIGLTSLDAVHVASALAFHEETGSRLRFVTAAPRQRAAAQRCGLPVVWVG, encoded by the coding sequence ATGCCGGCAGCCTGGGCCTATGTCGACGCGAGCGCCCTCGTGAAGCGCTACGTCGGGGAATCGGGCTCGAGCCGCGTCGTGTCGCTGTTTCGCCGACATCGATTCCTCTCTTCGGCCATCGTGCCCCTCGAGATCCTGTCTGCCCTCTCCCGGCGAAGGTTGTCCGGCGAGTTTGGCGATCGTGACTTCCAGGCGGCCATCGCACGGATGACGGTGGACCGAGCTCGCTGGGAGCTTATCGGCCTCACCTCGCTCGACGCCGTGCATGTGGCGTCCGCGCTGGCCTTTCACGAGGAGACTGGAAGCCGGCTGCGTTTCGTCACGGCTGCGCCCCGCCAGCGTGCCGCCGCCCAGCGCTGCGGCCTTCCGGTGGTCTGGGTCGGATAG
- a CDS encoding CoA transferase: protein MTEPALSLDGIRVVDLSRVLAGPFCGALLGDMGADVVKVEDPTVGDESRTWPPHKDGEAAGYLVNNRNKRGIAVDLKAPEGVEIVRRLARRADVLIENFRTGTMEEFGLGWDRLAAENPRLVYCSVSAFGRTGPRAEGAGYEALMQAFSGIMSITGEPGGPPVRCGVSFLDLTTGILCAFGVVNALLYREKSGVGQRVDGSLLETAIGLLNFQAEGYLLAGTVPRALGSAHPALSPYRNFRCRDGQWVFIAGANDRLWRRLVTALGLAAMADDPRFAINIERVKHRRELETALEEAIVRHDRDALLKLLDEAGVPATPVNTVDQVLDDPQTATRTVIRRMRHPKLGEIPVVGMPIAFSAMDPSVRRHAPLRGEHTDEVLAEHDYTAAEIAALRAKKVVV, encoded by the coding sequence ATGACCGAGCCCGCCCTCTCGCTCGACGGCATCCGCGTCGTGGATCTCTCCCGCGTCCTCGCCGGGCCCTTCTGCGGCGCCCTCCTCGGCGACATGGGCGCCGACGTCGTCAAGGTCGAGGACCCCACGGTCGGTGACGAGTCGCGCACCTGGCCCCCGCACAAGGACGGCGAGGCGGCGGGTTACCTCGTCAACAACCGCAACAAGCGCGGCATCGCGGTGGACTTGAAGGCGCCCGAGGGCGTCGAGATCGTCCGCCGACTCGCGCGCCGCGCCGACGTCCTCATCGAGAACTTCCGCACTGGGACCATGGAGGAGTTCGGCCTCGGCTGGGACCGCCTCGCGGCCGAGAACCCGCGCCTGGTCTACTGCTCAGTTTCGGCCTTCGGCCGGACGGGCCCTCGCGCCGAGGGCGCGGGCTACGAGGCGCTCATGCAGGCGTTCAGCGGCATCATGTCCATCACGGGCGAGCCGGGCGGCCCACCCGTCCGCTGCGGCGTCTCCTTCCTCGACCTCACCACGGGCATCCTCTGCGCCTTCGGCGTCGTGAACGCGCTCCTCTACCGCGAGAAGAGCGGCGTCGGGCAGCGCGTGGACGGCTCGCTGCTCGAGACGGCCATCGGGCTCCTGAACTTCCAGGCCGAGGGCTACCTGCTCGCGGGCACCGTGCCCCGAGCCCTCGGCTCGGCCCACCCGGCGCTCTCGCCGTACCGGAACTTCCGCTGCCGCGACGGCCAGTGGGTCTTCATCGCCGGCGCCAACGACCGCCTGTGGCGGCGGCTCGTGACGGCGCTCGGTCTCGCGGCGATGGCGGACGATCCGCGCTTCGCCATCAACATCGAGCGCGTGAAGCACCGCCGCGAGCTCGAGACGGCGCTGGAAGAGGCCATCGTGCGCCACGACCGCGACGCGCTGCTGAAACTGCTGGACGAGGCGGGTGTGCCCGCGACGCCCGTGAACACCGTGGACCAGGTGCTGGACGATCCGCAGACGGCGACGCGCACGGTGATCCGGCGCATGCGGCATCCAAAGCTCGGCGAGATCCCCGTGGTCGGCATGCCCATCGCGTTCTCGGCCATGGACCCGTCCGTGCGCCGTCATGCACCGCTTCGGGGGGAGCACACCGACGAGGTCCTGGCCGAGCACGACTACACCGCGGCCGAGATCGCGGCCCTCCGCGCGAAGAAGGTCGTCGTGTAA
- a CDS encoding NAD(P)-dependent oxidoreductase, giving the protein MTGVTLGFVGLGVMGGRMAKRLLDARHPVVGYNRTREKARWLADSGLRLVSSPREVAQAADAIFTMVTDTAALEAVTRGPDGILAGLRPGAVLVEMSTVSPEAVRALATDVAARGAELLDAPVSGSPATLDAGQLSFMVGGTAPALERVRPYLTAIGPTITHVGAVGLAKAMKIAINQGLAVQMLAFAESVLLAEKAGVARERAVEALLRSVVASPMLKYRGPFVLGMPAEAWFDVGMMQKDLGLALDLGRSTGVPLATVAVTNELLTAARGLGLAGYDFAVVFDVVARLAGLAPSAKS; this is encoded by the coding sequence GTGACCGGCGTGACGCTCGGCTTCGTGGGGCTCGGCGTGATGGGCGGGCGCATGGCGAAGCGCCTGCTCGACGCGCGGCACCCGGTGGTCGGCTACAACCGGACGCGCGAGAAGGCGCGCTGGCTCGCCGACTCCGGCCTGCGCCTCGTGTCGTCGCCGCGCGAGGTCGCCCAGGCGGCCGACGCGATCTTCACCATGGTGACGGACACCGCGGCGCTCGAGGCGGTCACGCGGGGCCCCGACGGGATCCTCGCGGGGCTGCGCCCGGGCGCTGTCCTCGTCGAGATGAGCACCGTCAGCCCCGAGGCGGTCCGCGCCCTCGCCACCGACGTCGCCGCGCGCGGCGCCGAGCTGCTCGACGCGCCCGTGTCGGGCTCGCCGGCCACGCTCGACGCGGGCCAGCTCTCGTTCATGGTGGGCGGGACCGCCCCGGCGCTCGAGCGCGTCCGCCCCTACCTCACCGCGATCGGACCGACGATCACCCACGTGGGCGCCGTCGGCCTCGCGAAGGCGATGAAGATCGCGATCAACCAGGGCCTCGCCGTCCAGATGCTCGCCTTCGCGGAGTCGGTGCTGCTCGCCGAGAAGGCCGGCGTCGCGCGCGAGCGCGCGGTCGAGGCGCTGCTCCGGAGTGTCGTCGCCTCGCCGATGCTGAAGTACCGGGGCCCGTTCGTCCTCGGCATGCCGGCCGAGGCGTGGTTCGACGTCGGGATGATGCAGAAGGACCTCGGGCTCGCGCTCGACCTCGGACGCTCGACCGGCGTGCCCCTCGCGACCGTGGCGGTGACCAACGAGCTGCTGACGGCCGCGCGCGGGCTCGGCCTCGCCGGCTACGACTTCGCCGTCGTCTTCGACGTCGTCGCCCGGCTCGCGGGCCTGGCGCCGAGCGCGAAGAGCTGA
- a CDS encoding RidA family protein, whose translation MAKEIAIVHHAARRSDVVMPYAPGIVVRRGSLVFLSGVTAAAVYHHHPHREEDFDLPPTMEAQAVLVMENLEKTLEAAGCTLRDLVAATRYLTDVREQDDLNRVWARYLGGHLPTTTTVEVSRLATHPRCKLEISAIAVADP comes from the coding sequence ATGGCCAAGGAGATCGCGATCGTCCACCACGCGGCTCGGCGCAGCGACGTGGTCATGCCCTATGCGCCCGGGATCGTCGTCCGCCGCGGCAGTCTCGTGTTTCTCTCGGGCGTGACCGCGGCCGCCGTGTACCACCATCACCCGCACCGCGAGGAGGACTTCGACCTGCCGCCGACGATGGAGGCGCAGGCCGTGCTCGTGATGGAGAACCTCGAGAAGACGCTCGAGGCCGCGGGCTGCACGCTGCGGGATCTCGTCGCCGCCACGCGCTATCTCACCGACGTCCGCGAGCAGGACGACCTGAACCGTGTGTGGGCGCGCTACCTCGGCGGCCACCTGCCGACGACGACGACCGTCGAGGTCTCACGCCTCGCGACGCACCCGCGCTGCAAGCTCGAGATCAGCGCGATCGCGGTCGCCGATCCGTGA
- a CDS encoding SDR family NAD(P)-dependent oxidoreductase: protein MDSLNGRVAVVTGGASGIGKALAEAFAGEGAKVVVADLDEAGMAGVVAGIRGRGGEALAVRADVTDLASVQALADRAFAAFGRVHVLCNNAGVALWGGLETATHRDWQWALGVNLWGVIHGLEAFLPRMLAQKEPGHIVNTASMAGLVATAGLGIYNTTKYAVVGLSETLAKDLKAYGIGVSVLCPMGVQTRIRESDRSRPAHLRNETPTRAEPVELMGRFLAPEVVARMVLAAIRAGELYVITHDEGLEPLRRRFERMERSIRARKS from the coding sequence GTGGACTCGCTGAACGGACGGGTCGCGGTCGTGACGGGCGGCGCGAGCGGGATCGGGAAAGCGCTCGCGGAGGCGTTCGCGGGCGAGGGCGCGAAGGTCGTCGTCGCCGACCTCGACGAGGCGGGGATGGCCGGGGTCGTCGCGGGGATCCGCGGGCGCGGCGGCGAGGCGCTCGCCGTGCGCGCCGACGTCACCGACCTCGCCTCGGTGCAGGCGCTCGCCGACCGGGCCTTCGCGGCATTCGGCCGCGTGCACGTCCTCTGCAACAACGCGGGCGTCGCGCTCTGGGGCGGGCTCGAGACCGCGACCCATCGCGACTGGCAGTGGGCGCTCGGCGTGAACCTCTGGGGCGTGATCCACGGCCTCGAGGCGTTCCTGCCGCGCATGCTCGCGCAGAAGGAGCCCGGGCACATCGTCAACACCGCGTCGATGGCGGGGCTGGTCGCGACGGCCGGCCTCGGCATCTACAACACGACCAAGTACGCCGTCGTCGGGCTCTCCGAGACGCTCGCGAAGGACCTCAAGGCGTACGGGATCGGCGTCTCCGTGCTCTGCCCGATGGGCGTGCAGACGCGGATTCGCGAGAGCGACCGCAGCCGGCCCGCCCACCTGCGGAACGAGACGCCGACGCGCGCCGAGCCCGTCGAGCTGATGGGCCGTTTCCTGGCGCCGGAGGTGGTCGCGCGCATGGTGCTCGCGGCGATCCGCGCGGGCGAGCTCTACGTGATCACCCACGACGAGGGACTCGAGCCCCTCCGTCGCCGCTTCGAGCGGATGGAGCGGTCCATCCGCGCAAGGAAGTCCTAG
- a CDS encoding HRDC domain-containing protein, which yields MGTRADLAAVLPRLAAAGDVALDTEGDSLHHYPERLALVQLATPSGEVWLVDPLAVDDLSPLGSLFAGPGITTLLHAGDNDLTHLKRRHGMSFTALFDTHVAARFLGEPALGLDVLVRRYLGLELPPSRQRDDWSARPLSEAQRDYAAADVLHLVALKERLADELRRVGRLAWVEEECAALAAQPVPERAPDPNAFVSLKGARELPPRGLVVLRELHELRERLALAADRPPFKILQEETLVRLAQASPTDRASLAEVPGCTARVIARWGDALLGALARAQALPESDLPVLERRPRPRIAGSVQRRIERLRNWRAEAAPRAGLEPGLVLPNRLIGAIARAGPRDVAELAAVDGVRRWRAEVFGAEILAALGSA from the coding sequence ATCGGTACCCGCGCCGACCTGGCCGCCGTTCTCCCGCGGCTGGCGGCGGCCGGCGATGTCGCGCTCGACACCGAGGGCGACAGCCTCCACCACTATCCCGAGCGCCTCGCGCTGGTGCAGCTCGCGACCCCGTCGGGCGAGGTGTGGCTCGTGGACCCGCTGGCGGTGGACGACCTCTCGCCGCTCGGGAGCCTCTTCGCCGGGCCCGGGATCACGACGCTGCTCCACGCGGGTGACAACGACCTCACGCACCTCAAGCGCCGCCACGGCATGAGCTTCACGGCGCTCTTCGACACGCACGTCGCCGCGCGGTTCCTCGGTGAGCCCGCGCTCGGCCTCGATGTCCTCGTCCGGCGCTACCTCGGCCTCGAGCTCCCGCCCTCGCGCCAGCGCGACGACTGGTCGGCGCGCCCGCTCTCGGAGGCGCAGCGGGACTACGCGGCGGCCGACGTCCTCCACCTCGTCGCGTTGAAGGAGCGACTCGCGGACGAGCTCCGGCGCGTGGGGCGCCTCGCGTGGGTGGAGGAGGAGTGCGCGGCGCTCGCGGCCCAGCCCGTGCCGGAGCGCGCGCCCGACCCGAACGCCTTCGTCTCGCTGAAGGGGGCACGCGAGCTCCCGCCCCGCGGCCTCGTCGTGCTGCGCGAGCTCCACGAGCTCCGCGAGCGGCTCGCGCTCGCCGCCGACCGGCCGCCGTTCAAGATCCTCCAGGAGGAGACGCTGGTGCGGCTCGCGCAGGCGTCGCCGACCGACCGCGCGTCGCTGGCGGAGGTCCCGGGATGCACCGCGCGGGTGATCGCGCGCTGGGGCGACGCGCTCCTCGGGGCGCTCGCGCGCGCCCAGGCGCTGCCGGAGTCCGACCTCCCGGTGCTCGAGCGCCGGCCGCGGCCGCGCATCGCCGGAAGCGTCCAGCGCCGGATCGAGCGCCTGCGGAACTGGCGGGCCGAGGCGGCGCCGCGGGCGGGTCTCGAGCCGGGTCTCGTCCTGCCGAACCGGCTCATCGGCGCGATCGCCCGCGCGGGCCCGCGCGACGTCGCGGAGCTGGCGGCCGTGGACGGCGTGCGGCGCTGGCGCGCCGAGGTCTTCGGCGCCGAAATCCTTGCGGCGCTCGGCTCGGCGTGA
- a CDS encoding CoA-binding protein has product MADWRTNLIDDDAGLVAILNGTKTVAVLGAKPGAAEPAYYVPAYLRARGYRILPVNPVVAGRELHGTRTVAHLADLAEPVDVVEIFRRPEYLPAHAGEILALPWRPAAVWFQLGIRNGAAAERLARAGIRVVQDRCMMPEHKRLLHGR; this is encoded by the coding sequence ATGGCGGACTGGCGGACGAACCTGATCGACGACGATGCGGGGCTCGTCGCGATCCTGAACGGGACGAAGACGGTGGCGGTCCTGGGCGCCAAGCCCGGCGCGGCCGAGCCCGCGTACTACGTGCCCGCGTACCTCCGGGCGCGCGGCTATCGCATCCTGCCCGTCAACCCCGTGGTCGCCGGGCGCGAGCTCCACGGGACCAGGACCGTGGCGCACCTCGCGGACCTCGCCGAGCCCGTGGATGTCGTCGAGATCTTCCGGCGGCCGGAGTATCTGCCGGCCCACGCCGGGGAGATCCTCGCGCTGCCGTGGCGGCCCGCGGCCGTGTGGTTCCAGCTCGGGATCCGGAACGGTGCCGCGGCCGAGCGCCTCGCGCGCGCCGGGATCCGCGTCGTGCAGGACCGCTGCATGATGCCCGAGCACAAGAGGCTCCTGCATGGCCGGTGA
- the ettA gene encoding energy-dependent translational throttle protein EttA, with translation MAGEYAFVMKDLRKVVPPKREILRGIWLSFFHGAKIGVLGANGAGKSSLLRIMAGVDKDFLGEAFPAAGLRIGYLPQEPQLDPAKDVRGNIEEGVGETRAILTRFEEVSAKLGEPLAAAEMEKLLEEQARLQDRIDAANAWDLDRTVEMAMDALRVPPGDMDVGTISGGERRRVALCRLLLQRPDMLLLDEPTNHLDAESVAWLERFLKEYPGTVVAVTHDRYFLDNVAGWILELDRGHGIPWEGNYSSWLAQKRERLAREEKADAARQRTLARELEWVRMAPRARQAKSKARLQNYEAMLAESSDQRAQALEIVIPPGPRLGDVVVEADHVAKAYGDRVLIEDLTFKLPRGGIVGVIGPNGAGKTTLFRMIVGQEKPDAGSLRVGETVTLACVDQSRDALDGKKTVWEEISGGADTLSVGGRTLQSRAYVASFNFKGSDQQKRVGELSGGERNRLHVATTLKRGANLILLDEPTNDLDVDTLRALEDALLDFAGCAVLISHDRWFLDRIATHILAFEDEGRVVWFEGNYADYEADRRKRLGAEAERPHRLKYKRLPRA, from the coding sequence ATGGCCGGTGAGTACGCGTTCGTCATGAAGGACCTGCGCAAGGTCGTCCCGCCCAAGCGCGAGATCCTGCGCGGCATCTGGCTCTCGTTCTTCCACGGCGCCAAGATCGGCGTGCTCGGCGCCAACGGCGCCGGGAAGTCCTCGCTGCTCCGGATCATGGCCGGCGTGGACAAGGATTTCCTCGGCGAGGCGTTCCCGGCGGCCGGGCTCCGCATCGGCTACCTCCCGCAGGAGCCCCAGCTCGATCCGGCGAAGGACGTGCGCGGCAACATCGAGGAGGGCGTCGGCGAGACGCGCGCGATCCTCACGCGCTTCGAGGAGGTGTCGGCGAAGCTCGGCGAGCCCCTCGCCGCGGCGGAGATGGAGAAGCTGCTCGAGGAGCAGGCGCGGCTCCAGGACAGGATCGACGCGGCGAACGCGTGGGACCTCGACCGCACGGTCGAGATGGCGATGGACGCGCTGCGGGTGCCGCCGGGCGACATGGACGTCGGGACGATTTCGGGAGGCGAACGCCGGCGCGTGGCGCTCTGTCGACTGCTGCTCCAACGACCGGATATGCTGCTCCTCGACGAGCCGACGAATCATCTGGACGCCGAGTCCGTCGCCTGGCTCGAGCGCTTCCTCAAGGAGTACCCGGGCACCGTCGTGGCCGTCACCCACGACCGCTACTTCCTCGACAACGTCGCGGGCTGGATCCTCGAGCTGGACCGCGGCCACGGCATCCCCTGGGAGGGCAACTACTCCTCGTGGCTCGCGCAGAAACGCGAGCGGCTCGCGCGGGAGGAGAAGGCCGACGCCGCCCGCCAGCGGACGCTCGCGCGCGAACTGGAATGGGTCCGGATGGCGCCGCGCGCGCGCCAGGCCAAGTCGAAGGCCCGCCTCCAGAACTACGAGGCGATGCTCGCGGAGTCGTCCGACCAGCGAGCTCAGGCCCTCGAGATCGTGATCCCGCCGGGGCCACGCCTCGGCGACGTCGTCGTCGAGGCCGACCACGTGGCGAAGGCCTACGGCGACCGCGTCCTCATCGAGGACCTCACGTTCAAGCTCCCGCGCGGCGGGATCGTCGGCGTGATCGGCCCGAACGGCGCCGGCAAGACGACGCTCTTCCGGATGATCGTCGGCCAGGAGAAGCCCGACGCGGGCTCGCTCCGTGTCGGCGAGACCGTGACGCTCGCCTGCGTGGACCAGAGCCGCGACGCCCTCGACGGGAAGAAGACCGTCTGGGAGGAGATCTCCGGGGGCGCCGACACGCTGAGCGTCGGCGGCCGCACGCTCCAGTCGCGGGCCTACGTCGCGTCGTTCAACTTCAAGGGGAGCGACCAGCAGAAGCGGGTCGGCGAGCTCTCGGGCGGCGAGCGCAACCGGCTCCACGTCGCCACCACGCTGAAGCGCGGCGCGAACCTGATCCTGCTCGACGAGCCGACGAACGACCTGGACGTGGACACGCTGCGCGCCCTGGAGGACGCGCTCCTCGACTTCGCCGGCTGCGCCGTGCTGATCAGCCACGATCGCTGGTTCCTCGACCGCATCGCCACCCACATCCTCGCCTTCGAGGACGAGGGCCGGGTGGTGTGGTTCGAGGGGAACTACGCCGACTACGAGGCTGACCGCAGGAAGCGCCTCGGCGCCGAGGCCGAGCGGCCGCACCGCCTCAAGTACAAGCGCCTGCCTCGCGCCTGA
- a CDS encoding 3-hydroxyacyl-CoA dehydrogenase — protein sequence MELRTVNAVITGGASGLGRATAERIVKAGGRVALLDLPASKGADVAAALGGNALFTPADVTSGDQVAGACDQARQRFGGINVLVNCAGIGTAAKTVGKQGAARLEDFTRVININLIGHFNAIRLAAAIMAQNAPSAAGERGVIVNTASVAAFDGQIGQAAYSASKGGIVGMTLPIARDLAELGIRVCTIAPGIFDTPLLATLPEPARQSLAKQVPFPPRLGRPDEYAALVLHIVENGMLNGETIRLDGAIRMAPR from the coding sequence ATGGAACTTCGAACCGTGAACGCCGTGATCACTGGCGGCGCGTCGGGGCTCGGGCGCGCGACGGCCGAGCGCATCGTGAAGGCGGGCGGCCGGGTCGCGCTGCTGGACCTGCCGGCCTCCAAGGGCGCCGACGTCGCCGCGGCGCTCGGCGGCAACGCCCTCTTCACGCCGGCGGACGTGACGAGCGGCGACCAGGTCGCGGGTGCCTGCGACCAGGCGCGGCAGCGGTTCGGGGGGATCAACGTCCTCGTGAACTGCGCGGGGATCGGCACCGCGGCCAAGACCGTCGGCAAGCAGGGCGCGGCGCGGCTCGAGGACTTCACGCGCGTCATCAACATCAACCTGATCGGCCACTTCAACGCGATCCGGCTCGCCGCCGCGATCATGGCCCAGAACGCGCCGAGCGCCGCGGGCGAGCGCGGCGTCATCGTCAACACCGCCTCCGTCGCCGCGTTCGACGGCCAGATCGGTCAGGCGGCGTACTCCGCCTCCAAGGGCGGCATCGTCGGCATGACGCTACCGATCGCGCGCGACCTCGCCGAGCTCGGCATCCGCGTCTGCACGATCGCGCCGGGGATCTTCGACACGCCGCTCCTCGCCACCCTGCCCGAGCCCGCGCGGCAGTCACTCGCCAAGCAGGTGCCGTTCCCGCCGCGGCTCGGCCGCCCCGACGAGTACGCCGCGCTCGTGCTCCACATCGTCGAGAACGGCATGCTCAACGGCGAGACGATCCGCCTCGACGGCGCGATCCGCATGGCCCCGCGCTGA